The following proteins come from a genomic window of Zygotorulaspora mrakii chromosome 8, complete sequence:
- a CDS encoding uncharacterized protein (similar to Saccharomyces cerevisiae YHL026C; ancestral locus Anc_4.24) has translation MTAKETLRCSYWFNFLYIFVIQGIGSGVVGGGIEFAIAYGMYWNSEFPVMLWAFPNTLSGDCALSLFIQVGVTWALMEIFIGLDCFKSRSPVIPFSLPLPDKQKHRIVWYYFEIEHGISKEGENDVKAYLKRQFIRYPDRSLPYNIIYWLFWKFVVSMTAAIGFWTVVWPVTMGILAGIGRKVGSHDYMFHGWEPQVTKLIYAFVLGFLTSPSAIIVILIRDKWYMDYSAQRNSKSLYDEKIDMGNSEEQLPSNEQGSDSGPSSNSRKSHHMHLPPV, from the coding sequence ATGACAGCAAAAGAGACACTGCGATGTTCGTATTGGTTTAACTTTCTGTATATATTTGTAATTCAAGGAATTGGCTCCGGAGTGGTCGGAGGTGgaattgaatttgcaaTTGCATACGGGATGTATTGGAATAGCGAGTTCCCAGTTATGCTGTGGGCATTTCCTAACACGTTGAGCGGTGATTGTGCGCTGAGTCTTTTTATACAAGTGGGTGTTACTTGGGCCTTGATGGAGATTTTCATCGGACTCGATTGCTTCAAGTCCAGGAGTCCAGTCATTCCATTTTCCCTGCCGCTGCCAGATAAACAGAAGCATAGAATCGTATggtattattttgaaatcgagCACGGCATAAGTAAAGAAGGCGAGAATGATGTGAAAGCGTACCTCAAAAGACAATTCATAAGGTACCCTGATCGAAGTTTGCCTTACAACATCATATATTGGCTTTTCTGGAAATTCGTTGTGTCAATGACCGCCGCCATCGGTTTCTGGACCGTAGTCTGGCCCGTTACGATGGGTATATTGGCAGGTATCGGCAGAAAGGTTGGGTCCCACGACTACATGTTCCACGGCTGGGAGCCACAGGTAACAAAACTAATCTATGCTTTCGTGCTGGGCTTTCTTACCTCGCCCTCAGCAATAATCGTCATTTTGATACGTGATAAATGGTATATGGATTACTCGGCACAACGGAACTCCAAGTCACTgtatgatgaaaagatcgATATGGGCAATTCGGAGGAGCAACTCCCCTCTAACGAACAAGGTTCGGACTCAGGACCGAGTTCTAATTCTCGCAAGTCACATCATATGCATCTACCACCAGTTTAA
- the SPC105 gene encoding kinetochore-microtubule binding complex subunit SPC105 (similar to Saccharomyces cerevisiae SPC105 (YGL093W); ancestral locus Anc_6.179), with amino-acid sequence MQNSLRQQPHHKPIQGLLVTCFRDINLLLCAGKSSSFRSYGRLNVFRICKQRASARKVEHETGIASARLLMEAGSDSAESLERISTDREDPEKDAIRENARESGIPRLSQIPENQGILKSTQSGEIAHMDSQPPSNLQLPTNIRGKAEMAEGNNTTSRISTLISQNTTKTSRRVSFAPDVTLHSFESVPERKSVFREPRRRISEPMVTSTQNDDIKESIDPDGSLMELTEPVRVGYTKNDRIEVENYTPVFSQEDSMDITQLFSKHSKSVEGEKTMDFTAIHSQSNGSNVNNDTIEFLKRDSNNDQQHHSDMSFTTVNVHQTPKKGNASPVEHWKRQKLNEDNEFSIRKVADTEEGVGLVNSDNTENQDEGEDMELTLNERMSPIKLKTVDSGIIIPSKPKTQVSYSLDEFLDQTGVTFIIDTNLIEQRSTSITFDMTALEKIKKFRINHVYSTLYVQVPILEMNAFICKELLRRISQSKTQFEDLNKQISSSVPPPLLFNEYFNSSKEVKPLMDQQIHLVKSYSKCQAKKLWYEWRIQHLSGIKTVLLENLQTLEESCDKLNEKLLQIQDIKFRAEQLRDSIRREIKLLKELPPDIYKMKANLTDKVKVESLRQELKSSMVAIGDSNSLVNKIHSIEERISEVKVKLVKIKKEMKEMHQNISHKSQHPVYSQYHVSKLRSILEVLGIMSGVQFVKLHKSDLTIKFDALKPPIEVTVRLGATEANLNSLLTIEGYYKTDGVFKYLFNFLIDSSKYVDSKDSLVVIINCIRESIPVIKQYTLLKMLFPVQLVEKDDSRYVSLQIEDCDIKSNNIVQYELLLQDLITAVVDIRSKVFLKAYVRRTQKTSFSNLSARFLRKASKVLPWISQDRCEVVFSET; translated from the coding sequence ATGCAGAACTCCTTACGGCAGCAGCCACACCATAAGCCAATTCAAGGCTTGCTTGTGACATGTTTCAGAGATATAAACTTACTACTTTGTGCGGGTAAATCGTCGTCTTTCCGTTCTTACGGGCGGTTAAACGTCTTCCGGATATGTAAACAAAGAGCATCTGCTCGGAAAGTTGAGCACGAAACAGGCATAGCCAGTGCCAGATTGCTCATGGAGGCTGGGTCGGATAGTGCTGAGAGCCTTGAACGTATTTCCACTGATCGAGAGGATCCAGAGAAAGATGCGATCAGAGAAAATGCTAGAGAATCCGGAATACCAAGATTATCTCAGATACCAGAGAATCAAGGTATACTTAAGTCTACGCAATCAGGTGAAATAGCACATATGGATTCTCAGCCACCCAGCAACTTGCAGCTGCCCACCAATATACGAGGCAAGGCAGAAATGGCCGAGGGTAATAACACGACGTCAAGAATCAGCACTCTAATTTCTCAAAACACCACGAAAACCAGCAGGAGGGTATCATTCGCCCCTGATGTTACACTTCATAGTTTCGAGTCTGTGCCAGAGAGAAAATCTGTGTTCCGCGAACCAAGACGAAGGATTAGCGAGCCAATGGTTACGTCCACACAAAACGATGATATTAAGGAATCGATAGACCCAGATGGTTCCCTCATGGAGCTTACGGAGCCTGTACGAGTGGGTTATACAAAAAACGATAGGATAGAGGTCGAAAACTACACTCCTGTATTTTCTCAAGAGGATTCGATGGATATCACACAGTTGTTCAGTAAACATTCGAAAAGCGTCGAAGGGGAAAAGACGATGGATTTCACTGCTATTCATAGTCAATCGAATGGGTCAAATGTAAATAATGACACTATCGAATTTTTGAAACGTGATTCAAATAATGATCAGCAACACCATAGTGACATGAGCTTCACAACAGTCAATGTACATCAAACACCAAAAAAAGGCAACGCCTCACCTGTGGAACACTGGAAAAGGCAAAAACTGAACGAAGACAATGAGTTTTCAATCCGCAAAGTCGCTGATACGGAAGAAGGAGTAGGCTTGGTTAATTCCGATAACACTGAAAACCAGGATGAAGGCGAAGATATGGAATTGACTTTGAATGAAAGGATGTCACcaatcaaattgaaaacagTTGATTCTGGTATTATTATCCCCTCAAAACCAAAAACGCAGGTTTCTTATTCACTTGATGAGTTTTTGGACCAGACTGGCGTCACATTCATAATTGACACTAACCTAATTGAACAGCGCAGCACATCAATCACTTTTGACATGACCGCTTTagagaagataaaaaaattcagaatAAATCACGTCTACTCTACACTATATGTGCAAGTTCCAATATTGGAAATGAATGCGTTCATTTGTAAAGAGCTATTAAGAAGAATATCTCAGTCAAAGAcacaatttgaagatttgaatAAGCAAATAAGTTCTTCAGTACCACCTCCTCTTTTGTTCAATGAATACTTTAACTCCTCTAAAGAAGTGAAGCCGCTAATGGATCAGCAAATTCATCTTGTGAAAAGCTATTCAAAATGTCAAGCTAAAAAACTATGGTATGAATGGAGAATCCAGCATTTAAGTGGCATCAAAACAGTTTTGCTTGAAAATCTGCAAACATTAGAGGAGTCTTGTGACAAgttaaatgaaaaattacttCAAATTCAAGACATCAAATTTCGAGCTGAACAGCTACGCGATTCTATCAGAAGAGAGATTAAGCTCTTAAAAGAATTGCCTCCCGACATCTATAAAATGAAAGCAAATTTGACGGACAAGGTAAAGGTAGAAAGCTTGCGACAAGAATTGAAATCCAGCATGGTGGCTATAGGTGATTCAAACAGCTTGGTAAATAAAATCCATAGTATCGAAGAGAGAATCTCCGAAGTAAAGGTGAAGTTagtgaaaataaagaaagaaatgaaagaaatgcACCAGAATATATCACACAAATCTCAGCATCCAGTTTATTCCCAGTACCATGTTAGCAAGCTGCGAAGTATCTTGGAAGTCTTGGGAATTATGTCCGGTGTCCAGTTTGTAAAGCTGCACAAGTCAGATTTAACCATCAAATTCGATGCATTGAAACCACCCATAGAGGTAACGGTTCGGCTTGGTGCAACAGAAGCTAACCTCAATTCATTACTAACAATAGAGGGGTATTACAAGACTGATGGGGTTTTCAAGTACCTGTTTAACTTTCTCAttgattcttcaaaatatgtGGATTCCAAGGACTCCTTAGTGGTGATTATCAATTGCATTCGTGAATCTATCCCAGTCATAAAACAATATACGCTTCTGAAGATGTTATTTCCAGTTCAGCTAGTTGAGAAAGACGACAGCAGGTATGTCTCTTTGCAAATTGAAGATTGCGACATCAAATCGAATAATATAGTTCAATATGAGTTATTATTGCAGGATCTAATCACCGCTGTTGTTGACATACGGTCAAAGGTCTTCCTTAAAGCCTACGTTAGGCGCACGCAAAAgacttctttttccaaCCTTTCTGCAAGGTTTCTCAGAAAGGCATCCAAAGTACTCCCTTGGATCAGTCAGGATCGCTGCGAAGTTGTATTTAGTGAAACATAG
- the NUP145 gene encoding nucleocytoplasmic transporter NUP145 (similar to Saccharomyces cerevisiae NUP145 (YGL092W); ancestral locus Anc_6.180), producing MFNRSLNGGSLFGNANTSTPTSTPTPAANTFPMPSKPESIFGSKNTGINASSPSPAGGLFNSNSQGNNNGGLFGKSNNSPSSSLFGNQNNNTAPQGTGNLFSQSNDKPQFSFGPSNSAAPPIRQTGTNSLFSPATTETKSSTLFSSSVPIAQTSGLFGNTQALPAGVNSGLTSGTTLSSEPTNVYASKNPYGINIGSGPIPISSMPASITGSLSSDKHISKPTSESVANSSSESRRTYSVSSTNSNFTNVHSSVPAATESGLIKKLSTRLQTGQKSSSTQGIFSPFHTRTWAIEDQATSSSKNAFNGLQVSNSVKNGVPAGDFSSLTSKNSGLSDMRKLKIDPTRSSAKKLRLFNGKPIQKKVHETESVGHDEKDVPTAETGSVNNSESYSNGSNCDRNPKLNEESTGENNTRTTVHMTLLDSGYWCSPPPDHLATLSPSRLMAVSGFVIGRKDYGYITFNYDVDLTAFASDFKSELFGKAVIFRPTKTVEVYPEESKKAPIGSGLNVPATITLEKVYPIDKKTKRAIKDAARFDEVQALVRKLKNMRNMEYISYNPFGGVWTFKVSHFSIWGLIDEEDAEVDENDLAEGKTDNIKERNLIYPKQRRGLAQSNRTQKNDVPGSFSNTNTVLTSEKKIQDDLLKLQDQSLMDLNRDPIVWNEEAPVEEKLYEPDVEEEDFVGLEAEPSLEISNDWTQQLKLAGSSLRSIFVASKDIVTQNNNELDMLFNEFNQGMKLERKIKKERRLESESFSHFSTDMSILKRYPNCEAGAKRIFLSSTSKINCDLISSVVTKHINLSAITERASNDYPQIRRNSLQFHDMARLCRNSDMKLWELCSILFDSTKISYQVNNESVKAALLKKEKHKALCSWVTENVRAEIDSKLETTTNTLDRIFLYLAKNDVAAAAKLAIKTQNGHLAILISLLGSNDGRIRNLAAQQLDKWSFAGRKVDPRIGRIYKLLTGNIYENKLEWDNLSSDFSWLVLLGLDLYYGKIDEDSLEDFIYRHIKLSRPEGKDIRRTIFQLFSIHTCPEKFIEEVKIAVKNLEKTFLWYFLQIMRFNKLGDLSPEINDKLTFELIGELRIAQLYKEAIFTACFLADDFTAKQQIDSIIFQAIPNFTSSDNDTLSGQLKIKPYLIYEAQALWDQYNGDFLSQTQNLLKARCFKAAEKVLITFVGPKLILNDKVSKSRSELQVLYTLLSKFPREQMGTWGEGLGVFENYLSLMLNNNYEEKLLDSLLDGLSVMFERNKEYKSVPVCCNVMSQVISSIMIEKHYVKINDFYRRKLLNLPLGSPEKRYLKNQLAGIN from the coding sequence ATGTTCAACAGAAGCCTAAATGGTGGATCTCTGTTTGGCAATGCGAACACTTCGACACCAACTTCGACACCAACACCGGCAGCCAATACTTTTCCAATGCCCTCAAAGCCAGAGAGTATTTTTGGAAGCAAAAACACTGGGATAAACGCGTCCAGCCCAAGTCCAGCAGGTGGTCTATTCAATTCAAACTCTCAAGGAAACAACAACGGTGGTTTATTTGGGAAAAGCAATAATTCCCCTTCCTCCTCTCTGTTTGGAAATCAGAATAACAACACCGCTCCACAGGGTACTGGAAACTTGTTTTCGCAGTCCAATGACAAACCTCAGTTCTCTTTCGGGCCCAGTAATTCTGCTGCACCTCCTATAAGGCAAACCGGTACTAATAGTCTTTTTTCACCTGCGACCACAGAAACGAAATCTTCCACTTTGTTTTCTAGCTCTGTCCCAATAGCACAGACTAGTGGACTTTTTGGTAATACACAAGCTTTACCAGCAGGTGTAAACTCCGGACTAACTAGCGGTACAACACTGTCATCCGAGCCTACTAATGTATACGCCTCTAAGAATCCATATGGAATAAATATAGGCAGTGGCCCCATTCCAATTTCAAGTATGCCGGCCTCTATAACAGGATCTTTGTCATCTGATAAACACATTTCGAAACCCACATCCGAATCTGTAGCCAATAGCTCCTCAGAAAGCCGCAGGACATATTCTGTATCTTCAActaattcaaattttaccAATGTGCATTCGTCAGTCCCTGCTGCAACAGAATCTGGCTTGATTAAGAAACTTAGTACGAGGTTGCAAACTGGTCAAAAATCCTCTTCAACTCAAGgtattttttcaccatttCACACAAGGACTTGGGCCATTGAGGACCAAGCAACTTCTTCGAGCAAGAATGCTTTTAACGGTCTACAAGTTAGTAACTCAGTCAAGAACGGCGTACCGGCTGGCgacttttcatctttgactTCTAAGAATAGTGGTCTTTCTGACATGCGTAAACTCAAAATTGATCCCACCAGAAGTAGTGCAAAAAAGCTCAGACTATTTAATGGAAAGCCGattcagaaaaaagtgCATGAAACTGAAAGCGTAGGCCACGATGAAAAAGACGTGCCTACAGCAGAAACCGGGAGCGTCAACAATAGCGAATCTTATTCCAATGGTAGCAACTGCGACAGAAATCCAAAACTCAATGAAGAGTCTACAGGTGAGAACAATACAAGAACGACAGTTCACATGACCCTACTTGACTCAGGCTACTGGTGTTCTCCGCCACCAGACCATCTTGCAACGTTATCTCCTTCACGGTTAATGGCTGTTTCAGGTTTTGTGATAGGTAGGAAGGACTATGGTTATATTACATTTAATTATGACGTAGATTTAACAGCGTTTGCAAGTGATTTCAAATCGGAGTTGTTTGGCAAAGCGGTTATTTTTCGTCCTACTAAGACAGTCGAGGTTTATCctgaagaatcaaaaaaagctCCAATAGGTAGTGGTCTTAATGTACCTGCAACAATTACTCTTGAAAAGGTTTATCCGATAGataaaaagacaaaaagGGCCATAAAAGATGCAGCTAGATTTGATGAAGTGCAAGCACTGGtaagaaaattgaaaaacatgAGAAATATGGAATATATATCTTATAATCCATTTGGCGGTGTCTGGACTTTTAAAGTGAGCCATTTCAGTATTTGGGGGTTAATTGACGAAGAGGATGCTGAggttgatgaaaatgaccTTGCTGAAGGAAAAACCGATAACATTAAAGAAAGGAATTTAATTTATCCGAAGCAAAGACGGGGACTTGCGCAATCCAATCGCAcccaaaaaaatgatgtgCCTGGCAGTTTTTCCAATACGAATACTGTCCTCACgtcagaaaaaaaaatacaggACGATCTGTTGAAGCTCCAAGACCAGAGCCTTATGGATTTGAACAGGGATCCCATTGTGTGGAATGAAGAGGCCCCCGTTGAGGAGAAACTTTACGAGCCTGACGTTGAGGAAGAGGATTTTGTGGGACTAGAAGCTGAGCCGTCACTAGAGATTTCCAATGACTGGACACAGCAACTGAAATTAGCGGGCTCAAGCTTGCGATCAATTTTTGTGGCTTCTAAAGATATCGTTACCCAGAATAATAATGAATTAGACATGTTGTTTAATGAGTTCAATCAAGGGATGAAAttagaaagaaaaataaagaaagaaagaagactAGAGTCGGAGTCTTTCTCCCATTTTTCCACTGACATGAGTATATTAAAAAGATATCCAAATTGTGAAGCAGGTGCtaaaagaattttcttGTCATCTACAAGTAAAATAAATTGTGACTTGATATCTTCTGTAGTCACCAAACACATTAATCTCAGTGCAATCACAGAAAGGGCTTCTAATGACTATCCGCAAATCAGAAGAAACTCGCTTCAATTCCATGATATGGCTAGGCTCTGCAGAAATTCAGACATGAAGTTATGGGAACTTTGCTCCATTCTGTTTGATTCTACCAAAATTAGTTATCAGGTGAACAACGAGTCAGTTAAGGCAGCTCTGctgaaaaaggaaaagcaCAAAGCTCTTTGTTCATGGGTCACTGAAAATGTGCGCGCAGAAATTGACTCAAAACTTGAAACTACTACAAATACTCTCGACAGAATATTTCTCTATCTAGCAAAGAACGATGTCGCAGCCGCTGCAAAGTTAGCGATAAAGACTCAAAATGGTCATCTAGCAATTTTGATCTCATTACTTGGATCGAACGATGGTCGTATTAGAAATCTGGCGGCTCAACAGCTGGACAAATGGAGTTTTGCTGGGAGGAAAGTTGACCCACGCATTGGCCGCATCTATAAGCTACTTACTGGAAATATCTACGAGAACAAACTTGAGTGGGATAATTTGAGCAGTGATTTTAGTTGGTTGGTGTTACTCGGCCTTGACCTCTACTATGGAAAAATTGACGAAGATTCGTTGGAAGATTTTATTTATAGACATATCAAGCTTTCTCGACCTGAAGGAAAAGACATCCGACGTACGATCTTCCAGCTGTTTAGCATACACACCTGCcctgaaaaattcattgaGGAAGTAAAGATTGCCgtcaaaaatcttgaaaagacTTTTCTTtggtattttcttcaaataatgaGATTTAATAAATTGGGTGACCTGTCTCCCGAAATAAATGATAAGTTGACATTCGAACTCATCGGGGAATTACGAATTGCCCAATTATACAAAGAAGCAATATTTACTGCCTGTTTTTTGGCTGATGATTTCACAGCCAAACAACaaattgattcaattaTATTCCAGGCAATTCCAAACTTTACCAGTTCTGATAACGATACTTTATCAGGGCAACTCAAAATAAAACCATATCTGATATATGAAGCCCAAGCGCTCTGGGACCAGTATAATGGGGACTTCCTGTCTCAAACACAAAACCTTTTGAAAGCACGGTGCTTCAAGGCAGCAGAAAAAGTGTTAATCACATTCGTCGGTCCGAAGCTGATCTTAAACGATAAGGTTTCTAAAAGTAGATCTGAATTGCAAGTCCTATATACGCTTTTGTCAAAATTCCCGAGAGAACAAATGGGCACCTGGGGTGAAGGTCTCGGTGTATTTGAAAACTATTTGAGTCTAATGCTGAATAATAATTACGAGGAAAAACTGCTCGATTCGTTGCTTGACGGCTTGAGTGTGATGTTCGAAAGAAATAAGGAGTACAAGTCAGTTCCGGTATGTTGTAATGTGATGTCACAAGTAATTAGCTCTATTATGATCGAAAAGCATTACGTTAAAATTAATGATTTTTACAGGCGAAAACTGTTGAACCTCCCACTGGGATCCCCGGAGAAAAGGTATTTAAAGAACCAGCTCGCTGGaataaattga
- the NBP35 gene encoding Fe-S cluster-binding ATPase (similar to Saccharomyces cerevisiae NBP35 (YGL091C); ancestral locus Anc_6.181) → MSSAEVIPNFNSGSEQLKGDLKHPEPEHCPGPESENAGKGDACSGCANQEICESLPKGPDPDIPKIVENLANIKHKILVLSGKGGVGKSTFSTMLSWALSADENLQVGAMDLDICGPSLPHMLGCLREVIHESNSGWTPVYVADNLATMSIQFMLPDDDSAIIWRGSKKDQLIKRFLKDVDWDYLDYLIIDTPPGTSDEHISVNKYMKESGIDGALVITTPQEVALLDVRKEIDFCRKAGIKILGLVENMSGFVCPGCKGQSEIFKPTTGGGKALSEELGIKFFGSVPLDPRIGKSCDNGNSFLDDYPDSPASIAILDVVESLRDAVGDV, encoded by the coding sequence ATGTCGTCTGCTGAAGTAATACCGAATTTCAACAGTGGCTCCGAACAGCTAAAAGGCGATTTGAAACATCCAGAGCCGGAACATTGTCCTGGACCAGAGTCAGAAAATGCAGGTAAAGGCGATGCCTGCAGTGGTTGTGCAAACCAAGAAATCTGTGAAAGCTTGCCGAAAGGACCTGATCCAGATATTCCGAAGATCGTGGAAAATTTAGCAAATATCAAGCATAAAATATTAGTGTTGTCGGGGAAAGGTGGTGTTGGAAAATCTACCTTTTCCACCATGCTTAGCTGGGCATTATCTGCCGATGAAAACTTACAGGTAGGTGCCATGGATTTAGACATTTGCGGACCTTCCTTACCGCATATGCTAGGATGTCTCAGGGAAGTGATTCATGAATCAAACTCAGGTTGGACTCCCGTCTACGTCGCGGACAATCTAGCAACAATGTCGATACAATTTATGCTTCCAGATGATGACTCCGCTATTATATGGAGGGGATCAAAGAAGGATCAGTTGATCAAACGGTTTTTGAAGGATGTGGATTGGGACTACCTCGATTATTTGATAATAGACACTCCACCGGGAACCTCAGATGAACACATATCAGTGAATAAATACATGAAGGAGAGTGGGATTGATGGTGCTCTCGTTATAACTACACCTCAGGAAGTTGCACTATTGGACGTtcgaaaagaaatagattTCTGCAGAAAAGCCGGAATCAAGATTTTGGGACTAGTTGAAAATATGAGCGGGTTCGTTTGCCCTGGTTGCAAAGGACAGTCCGAAATCTTCAAGCCAACTACGGGAGGAGGTAAGGCATTGTCTGAAGAACTAGggataaaattttttggatcaGTTCCACTTGATCCAAGAATCGGCAAGTCATGCGATAACGGAAACAGTTTTCTCGACGACTACCCCGACAGTCCTGCAAGTATAGCTATACTGGACGTAGTAGAGTCACTGCGGGATGCGGTGGGTGATGTATAG
- the LIF1 gene encoding Lif1p (similar to Saccharomyces cerevisiae LIF1 (YGL090W); ancestral locus Anc_6.182), whose translation MKFISCIPIGGPAINSEEDELVLCQCEIQEIPQSKENVNSTCVSEITISEGTDIYRRMNVRMCDMRVFESSKECVWYEFLKFLTGHKIQLPLLNDTIHFSSWVCYTSKGGNWNIVMELESAGITKKLAELQLDAIHSGEVDLFQFTNVLFHESCQLNDRVHHLESKVAGSNNRIKMLQEEQTERSSMLQKRDDRTRAVVVALLNEKKSKIKELYDKIDRLKSNPMEELPSERISDSDIINKHVNDPVSHLTSPGKRRKRTPSDQDSGREQVKKRIIPKVEQSSDDFEDFQFFGISKHPEMLSRNGSPQKSTNIKHGSRATETDTLPNSSQEIPPYLQHASASAPNTQTASVVKSESNVQIIPQSSSSSNESDTETEAQNKTDTHKDKFNTQTDVADRPSDTEQNTEGETDQTTDLDTE comes from the coding sequence ATGAAGTTTATTAGTTGTATTCCTATCGGTGGCCCTGCAATTAATTCCGAGGAGGATGAACTGGTGTTATGCCAATGTGAGATCCAAGAAATACCACAATCCAAGGAGAATGTTAACAGTACTTGTGTGTCTGAGATAACTATCAGTGAAGGAACGGATATTTACAGAAGAATGAATGTCAGGATGTGTGATATGAGGGTTTTTGAGAGCAGTAAGGAATGTGTGTGGTACgaatttctgaaattcTTGACTGGACACAAGATACAGCTCCCGTTGCTCAATGATACTATACATTTTAGCTCCTGGGTGTGCTACACTTCAAAAGGTGGCAACTGGAATATAGTAATGGAATTGGAATCAGCCGGAATCACTAAGAAATTAGCTGAACTACAGCTAGATGCAATACATAGTGGGGAAGTCgatttgtttcaattcacCAATGTTCTGTTCCATGAATCATGCCAATTGAACGACAGAGTCCACCACCTTGAAAGTAAAGTTGCTGGAAGTAATAATCGCATTAAAATGTTGCAAGAGGAGCAGACAGAGCGTAGTAGCATGCTACAGAAGAGGGATGACAGAACAAGGGCCGTTGTAGTGGCGCTACTCAacgagaaaaaatcaaagatcAAAGAGCTATATGACAAGATAGACAGACTTAAGAGCAACCCGATGGAAGAACTGCCATCTGAAAGaatttcagattcagatATCATCAATAAACATGTCAACGATCCTGTTTCGCACTTGACTTCACCTGGtaaaaggagaaaaagaaCACCCTCTGATCAAGACTCGGGAAGAGAACAGGTTAAAAAGCGAATCATACCGAAGGTAGAACAATCGTCGGATGACTTCGAagactttcaattttttggtaTATCCAAACACCCGGAAATGTTATCTAGGAATGGCAGCCCCCAAAAGAGCACCAATATCAAACACGGGTCGCGAGCCACAGAGACCGACACTCTGCCGAACTCTTCACAAGAAATACCACCGTACCTCCAGCATGCTTCAGCATCTGCTCCAAACACACAGACGGCAAGTGTCGTCAAGAGCGAATCCAACGTGCAAATCATCCCGCAGTCTTCCTCATCGTCTAACGAGTCAGACACAGAAACGGAAGCCCAAAACAAAACAGACACGCATAAAGACAAATTCAATACACAAACTGACGTTGCGGACAGACCATCGGATACAGAGCAGAATACCGAAGGAGAGACAGATCAAACTACTGATTTGGATACAGAATAG